Proteins encoded within one genomic window of Castellaniella sp.:
- a CDS encoding c-type cytochrome yields MKLFALALCVPLFVLGQSAHAAPDYATQVQPILAKNACLACHAVDKKVIGPSYQEVATKHKDQADAAAILTKHIKEGSTGNYGPIPMPPNVGISPADTQIVVEWLVAGAAH; encoded by the coding sequence ATGAAACTGTTTGCACTGGCTTTGTGCGTTCCTCTTTTCGTTCTGGGACAATCGGCTCATGCCGCCCCTGACTACGCCACTCAGGTCCAGCCTATCCTGGCCAAGAACGCCTGTCTGGCCTGTCACGCCGTCGACAAAAAAGTCATCGGGCCGTCCTACCAAGAGGTCGCTACCAAGCACAAGGACCAGGCCGACGCCGCCGCAATCCTGACCAAGCACATCAAGGAAGGCAGCACCGGCAATTACGGCCCCATCCCCATGCCGCCCAATGTCGGCATCTCGCCTGCAGACACCCAGATCGTCGTCGAATGGCTGGTGGCCGGCGCTGCCCATTAA